Below is a genomic region from Scheffersomyces stipitis CBS 6054 chromosome 8, complete sequence.
CTTAGTCCAGGCTGTGCTTCTACTTTTCCAGAGGTCAGattgtattcttctcttACATTTCTATTTCATTTACTTgcatttttcactctcaGAAATTCATTCATGTAGCAATCGCATACTATTCTATCAACCCacatgttcaacaacatcgCTCTGCAACTTACCGTTCTTGATGGTGTGCTTGAACTGTTCGGGAACTGCCAACTCCTCGTAGTCGTCAGCGGTAGGAACATTGATGTTCAACGCAGTGGTGCTACTGGTGAAAACCTGAGCATCAGCTTCCACTGACTCCTTGGACAAATACACACTACCTTCATCAGATTTGTCGATGCTAATAATTGCGACTACACCAACAATCTGTAAGCCAAACTTATACGACTTAATGATATCGACACCAGAGATCAACGAGTCTACAACTATACCGGTGTTCTTGGTTTCAGAGATAGACACAGCATTGGCTTTACCCTTGAGTTGAATAGTGATACCATCACAGTTACCAATGAATACTGACTGATGCATCTCTACGTCAATCACAATTGGACTGCCGTCGGCGACATCGGCTGCAGTGTAATTCTGGATGATCCACTTTGTTCCATCGATCAACTCCTTCTGTGCTGGCTTTTTCTTGGgtgcaacagcagcagacGACGATAAACTGGATGGTTTCTTTGGCGGAGCCGGTTTTTTGGCCACTGCTGGTGCTTGGGCTCTCAAAGCAGGATTTTTGTGAGTCATTTCTGACTTGTCAACCTTCTTGAGTCCAGAAGTGATGTTTTCACCCTGGTTCAATTCAGCAAAGACGGCATTGATTCCACCAGCAGGAGCTTCCTTAGGCTTGGAATCATCAAAAAGAGATGCtggaggtggtggtggaggtggtggtggtggaggagCCCCACCAGCTGCCCCaggagcagcagcagaagaagaagaagagtctaCCGATTCCAAGGCTTCTTCAAAGGAGACACCAGAAGCGTTATTCCAGGCTGGGCCAGTTGTATGGAACTCCTTAATGTAGGTCTTCAAGTCGTCAAAGATGGCCAAAAACAGCTGGACCCATTGCACGTGTTTCTGGTCTTTTTCCCTGAATTCCTTAAGAACTCTGTCCGACCAGAACTTAGCCGAGTCCTTGAATTCAGGCACAGCCGATACCGGAGTGTCAGTAACGATCCAGCCGACTACAGAGGCACCTTCAGCGATGGTGTTCAAGTGGTTGAAATACTCGGATCTTCTGTTAGTGTCCTTCAATCCGATGATTTCCGAGACCTTCTTGTTTATAGGAGTCAATACCTGAACgaagttggagttggaaagATCGGGCTTTTTGGCTTTAGCAacgatttccaagaaacGAGTCTGTTCTGAAAAGGCAGCTTGGAGTAGCGAAGCAGCCTCTCCAACCAATGGGTCGATTTGGTTAGATTTTTCCACAAGGGGTCCAATGCTAGACTTTATGAACGCTTCAAATGCAACAACCGATTTTGGTTtagcaacagcagcagcacTTTCACCAGCAGAGGATGGTGCAACAGGAGCCTTTGGGCCCGAAATTGCACCGATTGGTCCTGAGGCAGTGGAATTGGTAGATCCCGAGCTGATGGCTCTTTCTCCAGCATTCTTCTGAGCCTCAGTCTGGAAAATCGagatatcttcaagacGCGACGTAGCAGCTTCCAAACGCTTGAGGATTGTGATGATGTTGTAGCCCTGGAGGTTGAACTGGTTCTCTTCTGACGACATAATGGTTTAAGTGGCAATTGAGGAAGAGAAGGTGGTGTTGTGGAGTTGGAATATTATGATTTGGTTTTTGTGGAAGTGGCACAGTCCCTGGGGTGGGCAGAATTTAGTGAGAGTAAAATAGTGAGGGCGCAATTGGGTGCTTAGCGAGAATAATAGGAAGAATAAAGGAGACGAGTATTTATGGAATTGGCAGAAAATTTCTCCTCAAATGTAGAATAAAGAATGTTGACACTGAGGCAATGTTGGTGTACGAAATCTTTTTGCTAATTGTTAATAAATAGTGGAAATCATGAGTGTCAACTTCTCTTAGGGGACTTTCCTTAAATAAAATGGCCCTATCGCGTCTGAATTTCTCACTAGAATCGGTACACCCTCACTAAATCTCTCCCTATTTTCTGTCGCATATTTTCAgtaatttcatttttcacaaatCTCCATATTCCCATATTTTCCACCAACCTCAATCTCAAATTCATCTGCAATTCTCGCtctatttttcaatattttcatTGAGCTTCTACACTTTACACATCATATGGCTCCGACAAAAGTGAAGACGGAGGAGCCCGAGCTTCCACCGCAGAAAGTGCATCTTCTCCGAGACGTGGTGCCTCCCACAGACCTCGATCCTATCTATTCCAACTACCAGACTGGGGTACCAATAGCACTTGATATTGGCTGTTCCAGCTTCAAAATTGGTCTCACGAATTCGCCGGAACCACACAACATCTTTCCATCAGTAGCTGCACGCTACCGGGACAGAAAGGCATTGAAAACTCTTACTCTTGCCGGAAAAGATGTCTACAGAGACTCACTAGTCAGATCCTCCATTAAGACACCCTTCGATGGACCCCTCGTGACCAACTGGGACTACATGGAGGTTTTACTCGACTATTCCTTGGCCCATTTGGGTGTTGTTGGCGATAATGGAAGGCTTAATAACCCTCTCATCTTGACGGAACCAGTAGGAGTACCGTTCTCACAGCGTAAGAACATGTATGAAATTCTATTTGAGGCGTACCAAGCACCCAAAGTGACATTTGGAATCGACTCATTATTTTCATTCTACGCTAACtcaacttcatctacagCTAGTGGTCTTGTAATTGGCACTGGGCACGAACTGACTCACGTCATCCCAGTTCTCCATGGTAAAGGTATTCTTTCACAAACGAAGAGAATCGACTTTGGGGGCCATCAGGCTGAGCAGTTCCTCGgaaagttgttgctgctaAAGTATCCCTACTTCCCCTCTAAATTAAATGCTCATCATACATCCAACTTATTCCGTGATTTCTGCTACGTTCTGAAAGACTACCAGGAAGAAATAGATCATATTTTGGATAtggacaagttggaagagGCAGATATTATAGTCCAGGCACCTGTAGAGATCAATGTAGGaactgaaaagaagaaactggaGGAAGAATTGGCTCGTCAGGCTGCTAAACGTAGAGAACAGGGAAAGAGATTGCAAGAGCAAGCCCAACAGAAACGGTTGGAGAAATTGATCCAAAAACAAGAGGAATGGGACTATTACTCGAAGTTCAGAGAGGAATCTGAAAAGCTCAATAAGCTGGAACTACAGGCCCGTTTAGAAACTGATGGCTTTGACGATCTCGctgacttcaacaaatatatGTCTGGATTGGAGAAGTCGTTAAAAAAGGCACATGATCAAGACATTGGAGAAGGAGATAACCATGAGGTAGATCCAGCCAGCGCTTGGCCACTTTTAGATACACCTGATGACCAATTGACTGAAGAGCAGATcaaggaaaagagaaagcaGAGGCTCCACAAAGCCAATTACGATGCCAGGGAGCGTTCAAAGGAGTTAAAGAGACagcaggaagaagaaaaggcGCAATACGAACGTGAACAGCAAGAATGGAGAGAAAAGGATTTGGAAGACTGGTGTAACGTCAAGCGAATCCACTTGGCTGGCTTAATAAGTAAATACAAAGAGAGTATAAAACTTTTGGAATCTTTCAAAGATAGAAAATCTGCTGCTGCACAacaaagaatgaaaaacaTCGCCGATTTGGCGAACGATGAGAGCGGATCGACCTCCGCTGcttcaagaaagagaagaagaaatgcCAACTCTACTATCGACAACGACCCCAACGACACGTTTGGTGCGAATGATGACGATTGGGCAGTTTACAGAGATATCAGCAATcagaaaattgaagaagaactagGTGAAACCAACCAGGAAATCTTGAGTTTGGAAGAGGAGCTCTTAAAATTCGATCCTAACTTCCATCACGAAGATACATTCGCTGCTTCTCAAACATTTGACTGGAGAAATCTGGTTTTGCACAAATTCATCCATGGGCCACGTCAAAATATCACGATAGCCATGCAGGCAGAGGGCATTAACCCAGATGAAATCGACAATCACCCCGAGATCATTCGTAAGAACCATCAGATCCATGTAAATGTAGAGAGAATACGTGTACCAGAGATTTTGTTCCAGCCTCATATCGCTGGGCTTGACCAGGCTGGTATCTCAGAGATTCTGAGcgatttgttgaatagGAGCTTTGGTTCCAGTTTTTATGAAGGTGGTGACTCTCTCAACTTAATCCGAGATGTATTTGTAACAGGTGGTTTAGCCCATTTACCTAACTTTACCACCAGAGTCACCAACGATTTTACAAGTTTCTTGCCTGTTGGTGCTCCTATTCGTGTACGTACTGCCAGAGACCCTATTGGAGATTCCTGGAGAGGAATGCAGAAATGGGCATCCAGTGAAGAATGCGAAAACAGCTACATTTCTAAGGCAGATTACGAAGAGTATGGCCCAGAGTATATCAAGGAACACGGACTTGGTAATGTTAGCTTACGGTAATTATAACCAAAAGACTACAACTATCAAAATCTATCAAATCATGTAGTAATATACAGAAATAAAGAACTAGAGTTCCAATATGTAAAGTTAGATGCAATAATGTAGTCGTCAAGAGTGAGTCAACCTATTTC
It encodes:
- the ARP5 gene encoding vacuolar targeting, actin-related protein (go_component actin cytoskeleton~go_function structural constituent of cytoskeleton), translating into MAPTKVKTEEPELPPQKVHLLRDVVPPTDLDPIYSNYQTGVPIALDIGCSSFKIGLTNSPEPHNIFPSVAARYRDRKALKTLTLAGKDVYRDSLVRSSIKTPFDGPLVTNWDYMEVLLDYSLAHLGVVGDNGRLNNPLILTEPVGVPFSQRKNMYEILFEAYQAPKVTFGIDSLFSFYANSTSSTASGLVIGTGHESTHVIPVLHGKGILSQTKRIDFGGHQAEQFLGKLLSLKYPYFPSKLNAHHTSNLFRDFCYVSKDYQEEIDHILDMDKLEEADIIVQAPVEINVGTEKKKSEEELARQAAKRREQGKRLQEQAQQKRLEKLIQKQEEWDYYSKFREESEKLNKSELQARLETDGFDDLADFNKYMSGLEKSLKKAHDQDIGEGDNHEVDPASAWPLLDTPDDQLTEEQIKEKRKQRLHKANYDARERSKELKRQQEEEKAQYEREQQEWREKDLEDWCNVKRIHLAGLISKYKESIKLLESFKDRKSAAAQQRMKNIADLANDESGSTSAASRKRRRNANSTIDNDPNDTFGANDDDWAVYRDISNQKIEEELGETNQEILSLEEELLKFDPNFHHEDTFAASQTFDWRNSVLHKFIHGPRQNITIAMQAEGINPDEIDNHPEIIRKNHQIHVNVERIRVPEILFQPHIAGLDQAGISEISSDLLNRSFGSSFYEGGDSLNLIRDVFVTGGLAHLPNFTTRVTNDFTSFLPVGAPIRVRTARDPIGDSWRGMQKWASSEECENSYISKADYEEYGPEYIKEHGLGNVSLR
- a CDS encoding adenylate cyclase-associated protein (go_component membrane), which codes for MSSEENQFNLQGYNIITILKRLEAATSRLEDISIFQTEAQKNAGERAISSGSTNSTASGPIGAISGPKAPVAPSSAGESAAAVAKPKSVVAFEAFIKSSIGPLVEKSNQIDPLVGEAASLLQAAFSEQTRFLEIVAKAKKPDLSNSNFVQVLTPINKKVSEIIGLKDTNRRSEYFNHLNTIAEGASVVGWIVTDTPVSAVPEFKDSAKFWSDRVLKEFREKDQKHVQWVQSFLAIFDDLKTYIKEFHTTGPAWNNASGVSFEEALESVDSSSSSAAAPGAAGGAPPPPPPPPPPPASLFDDSKPKEAPAGGINAVFAELNQGENITSGLKKVDKSEMTHKNPALRAQAPAVAKKPAPPKKPSSLSSSAAKKPAQKELIDGTKWIIQNYTAADVADGSPIVIDVEMHQSVFIGNCDGITIQLKGKANAVSISETKNTGIVVDSLISGVDIIKSYKFGLQIVGVVAIISIDKSDEGSVYLSKESVEADAQVFTSSTTALNINVPTADDYEELAVPEQFKHTIKNGKLQSDVVEHVG